The segment CTCCCGTGGCGGCCGGAAATCGCATCTACTTTCTGAATACGGATGGTCTCTGCAGCGTGGTGGCGGCGGAGCGCGAGTTCCAGAAACTAGCGGAAAACAAACTCGACGACGAGACGATTGCGTCGCCGGCAATCTCGGACGGTTGCATTTACATTCGTGGCCGTAAAAACTTGTATTGCATCGGCAAGGCGCCATAAGGGACATTTCCGTGAACGAAAGCACATTGATGTTGTCCTCTCGCGAAGGGGACCTCGTAAAGGTAACGCTCTTGCCGGAGGAACTGCGCACTCCGGAAGACTGCTACGATTTGCGTAACGAAATGATCGCCGCGGCGGACGGCTGTCGCGTCGTGCTGATCAACTTTGAAAACGTCACCTTCATGAGCAGCGTCGGACTCCTCTCCTTTTTGGGCCTGCGTCGCGCGGTCGCCGAACGGGACGTCCGAATCATCTTCTTCAACCTCTGCGACAATCTGAACGCGATGTTGACGTTGTGTCGTCTCATCTCCGATTCGCCTCACGCCAAGGCGCCGTTCGAAACCGCCGAAAGCGAAGCCGCCGCTGTGGCCCTGGCGACGTAAACGCAAAACTCTGTCACACGTAGGGTGGGTGGAGCAAGCGCGAAAAGGCTGGCGATGCGCCGAAGATGACGCTCGCTTGCGCAACCCACCTTGCGCGACGAAGCGGAAGGTGGGTTGCGCATGCGAATTCGGCTCTGACGGAATGGTCGCGTTTCCGCGCTTGCTCCACCCACCCTACAACTTGCTGACGCTCGGGTTTTCTTTGCCAATCGAGCCCGCCAAGCCGTGGTGGGCGAGTTGTCCATTTCCCCTCTGGCTCTTAAAATCATAAAGGTATGCGAAAAACCCGCGTCCCTTTCCGTGGAGGGGGACCATGGTCCGAACTGGGCCAGCTGTAACAAGTTAGGAATGCCATGACGGTTGCCTCCCAGCAAACCGAAAATCTTGATGTCGACGCCATCCGGGCCGATTTCCCGATCCTGCACCAAACCGTGCATGGAAAACCGCTCGTTTATCTCGATAACGCTGCGTCGTCGCAAAAGCCGCGTCAGGTGATCGACGCCCTGCGGGAAGTGGATGAGCGGTACTACGCCAACGTCCA is part of the Blastopirellula sediminis genome and harbors:
- a CDS encoding STAS domain-containing protein; the protein is MLSSREGDLVKVTLLPEELRTPEDCYDLRNEMIAAADGCRVVLINFENVTFMSSVGLLSFLGLRRAVAERDVRIIFFNLCDNLNAMLTLCRLISDSPHAKAPFETAESEAAAVALAT